ACCTCATCGGTTTTCACACGCGCTACGGCGACGTGCGCGAACTGCTTGAGAAGATCGACGACCGCTACGTAATTTTTTGCGGAGGAGACGAAGTCGTGCTGCGGTTCAAAGCCCCTGCCGAGCCGCCGCCAAAATGGAAGCGGGACTTCGTCTGGGTGTCTGACGGCTGGGTCAAGGATGGCGACTTGAACACGCGCTTCGGGAAGACGGTGCTGCCGCTGCCGAGCCACGGTGCGAAATCGTATGACGTGCCTCCCGGTCGCTTGGAAGACGATCCGGTTTACCAGCAACATCCGGCGGATTGGCAGAGCTACCACACGCGATACGTGACGCCGGATCTTTACGAGCGGGGTCTCCGCGGATCGCGCCGCCCCGACGCAACTCCCGCGGGTCCACAGCCATGAGTCGGGCTTGGAAGCAGATCATCCTCGGCGTCATGCTCGTCGGCCTGCTGGGCATTGCGGCGATCCAAGGATCCGGTGGGATCGCGCAGTTCTGGGCTCGCCTGACCGGACGAGCCGACTCCATTGCAGCGCAGCCTCTCGAAGATGCGGAATCATTGCGGCGCTACGGATTTCACTTGACCGAATGCGCGAAAAAATGCGGAATCGATTTCGTCCACGAAGCGCCAACTCTCGATTCGAAGCTCGCCCACATCATGCCCATCGTCGCCTCGATGGGCGCCGGAGTTTCCGTCGTCGACTTCGACGGCGACGGATTGCTCGACATTTATGTCGTCACGAGCAAGGAAGGCGGAAAGAACCGCCTATATCACAATCGGGGCGACGGCACCTTCGAGGATGTGGCCGAAGCGATGGGGGTCGCCGATTTGAATCGGCCCGGCACCGGCGTTTGCACGGGGGCCGTCTGGGCTGACTACGACAACGACGGCTGGCCGGATTTGCTGGTGTACAAATGGGGACGACCCGAGCTGTTCCACAACAAGCAAGGGAAGGGCTTCGAGCGGGTCACCGACAAGGCCGGTTTGCCCGCCTGGATCAACGCGAACTCCGCCTGCTGGCTAGATTACAACCGCGACGGCTTGCCCGATTTGTTCATCGCTGGTTATTGGCCCGACGACGTGAATCTGTGGGATTTGAAAACCACGCGGATGATGCCGGAATCGTTCGAGTACGCGAAGAACGGGGGCCGCAAGTATCTGCTTCGCAATCGCGGCGACGGCACCTTCGAGGATGTGACGGAGCGCGTCGGCATCAAGAGCACGCGCTGGACGCTCGGCGTCGCGGCAGCCGATCTCTGCGGCACGGGGTATCCGGATTTGGTGCTTGCCAACGATTACGGCGTTTCCGAATTCTACGCCAATAAGGGAGGCGAGCGATTCGAAGAGGTCGGCTATGAAACGGGCATCGGCGTCGCTCCCAAGAGCGGCATGAGCGTCAGCTTCGGCGACGTACTGAATCAGGGAGAGTTAGACCTCTATATCTCGAACATTACCGAGGCGGGAAATCTGGTGCAGGGGAACAATCTGTGGGTACCGGTCGGACAAACCAGCCAGGGCCTGCCGCGCTATCTCAATCAGGCAGCGACTCTCAATGTCGAGCGCGGCGGCTGGAGCTGGGGCGCCAAATTCGGAGACCTGAACAACGACGGACAGCTCGATCTCTATCTCACCAACGGCTACATCTCGGCCAACAAGGGTGAGAGCTATTGGTATGACTACGGCAAGATCGCCGGCGGCTTGAAAGGTCTGATCGGCGACGCGAGCCTCTGGCCGCCAATCGGTCAGCAAAGCTTGGCTGGCCGGCAAGCGAAATGCCTCTGGCTCAATAAGGGGGGCGATTTTACGGACGTCGCCGCCGCCGTGGGCGCCGTCGATCGATTCGACGGCCGGGCGGTCGTGCTCGCCGACCTGTTTAATCGTGGCCTGCTCGACGTGCTCGTCGTCAACCAAAAGGGACCGCTGCTTCTCTACAAAAACACGGTCGCCGCCGGCCGGGATTGGGTGCAATTCGAGCTTCACGGCGGGGCACGACCAAACGGCGAAAGCGGCCCAAACAGTGAACACCGCTGGAGCAACCGCGACGCCATCGGGGCGAAGGTTCGACTATACTGGAGCCAGGGCCGCGAGGGGCCGGTTCAACGGCAACTGCAAGTGGTGACTGCGGGAGACGGCTTCGCCTCGCAAGGCATGCGGCGCTTGCATTTCGGCTTGGGACCCGACGCTCGTATTGAAAAGGCGGAGATCCAATGGCCGTCGGGTCGAAGCCAGACGATTGTCGCCCCCAAAGTCAACATGCTTCACAAGATCGACGAGCCTGCATCATGAGCGCGGAAATCGCTGGCGCTTCGAAATCCCCGACGATCGCCCCGCCTCTCAGCACTCATCCGTTCGGATTGCGCGGCGCGCTGGCGCGGATTGCGGCCACCGTGGTTCTCGTCGGAGGCTACTATTGGGTCCGCGAGCCGCTGCGGCATTGGATGATCGATGTCTACGGCCGAATCACCGGCGAGGCGCTCGAGCCGACCACGCCGAATGTGATCGGGGCGATCGCTCTGTTGATCTCGCTGGTGCTTGTGTGGCGGAAGATTGTGCTCCGCGACCCGCGTTTCCACGCGCCGCTGTTGGCGACGACGATCTTGGTGCTGGGGGACGCTGCCTACAATATTTTGGAGACGCATCCCGCTCCGCCGTGGCTGGCCTCGCTTACCGGGGGCGTCGTGACCGAGTATTCGCCCGCAGCGCTGGCCGTCATAACGACGATCCTCGCGGAACTTTTCCTCGGCCGGTTCTTTTGGGGCAAATGGCCGCATCTGGCCAGCGCTTATATTTCAGGGATCAGTGTCGGCATCTTGATCAAGTCGTCGCTGCTGTGGCCGTTCGTCGTGTGCGGGCTGATTTCGATCGTCTCGAAGTATGTGTTGCGGATCGGCAACCGGCACATTTGGAATCCATCGAATTTCGGCGTCACGATGATGCTGTTCTTGGCGCCGGCTTATGTCGCCACTCTGACGGTGCAAGCTGGAAACAATGGCTGGTCCGTGGCCGCGGTTTGGTTGATGGGCGGACTCATCATGTATCGGCTCGGCCGTTTCCATATCCCGTTGGCCTTCATGCTGACCTTCGTGCCGCTGGCATTTTTGCGCGCCGCGATTACCCACCATCCTTGGCAGGCCGAAATCGCTCCGATCACCAGCCCGATGTTCCAATTGTACATGTTCTTCATGATCACCGATCCGAAGACGACGACCAAATATCGCTGGAGCCAGATTCTGGTCGCGATGCTGGTCGCGATCGTCGAGACCGCGCTGCGGCTGGCCTTCAAGGACATCCATTCGCTCTACCACGCCCTGTTCATCGTCGGCCCGACGACGAACCTACTGGAGATCTATTTGCTGCGTTCGCCTACGTTGCCGGGCCGTAGTCGTCCACCAGCGTCAGATTCAGGGGCCCCAGCGGCTCCGGGCCGGGCAGAATCCAAATCTCGCCGTAGAGATCGTTCTGCTCCACTCGAGCATGATGATGACGAACCAATTCCAGGATCGCCAGGAACAGGCCCACGACGATCGACTTATGGCGATGCGGGCGAAACAATTCGCTGAAGGCCAGTTGCCCGCGTTCGACGAGCTGGGAGTGAATCTGGGCCATGTAGACGTGGATCGGCGTGTCGTCGTAAACGATGCTCGAAGGTTGGGCCGCCTCCTTTTCGCGGAGGATGCGGCCGAAGGCGCTGACCAGGTCCCACAACTCGACCTCGCGGATCGGCTCATCCGCCGGGTCGCGGCTGCGCTCGGCCAAGTCGCTCGCCAGCCGCGGATAGCGCTGTTGCCAATCGCGGCTACGCTCTTCGAGGATCGTCGCGGCATCTTTGAACCGCTTGTACTCCAGCAGCCGCTCGACCAGCTCGCGCCGCGGGTCTTCCAGCGGGTCTTCGATCTCTTCGCTCCGCGGCAGCACCATGCGCGATTTGATCTCGACGAGCGTGCTGGCTACGTCGAGAAAATCCCCGACCGAATCGACATCCAATTGCTCGAGCACCGCCAGGTACGCCAGAAACTGGTCGGTGATCGGCGCGACCGGAATTTCGGTGATCTCCACCTCGTGCTTCCGCACCAGGTAGAGCAACAGATCGAGCGGGCCGCGGAAAATATCGAGATCGACGAGGAAATCCATACTCTAAGAAAAAGGGGACATTCTACTTTTTCCGTGCGGCGGTTTCCGCGGTGCACGCAGCCGAAAAAGTAGAATGCCCCCTTTTTCTCGCTCCTTGGTCCGCGGGCGTTCCAGGTGGCAAAACCTCGCCAATAGGATCAAATTCGTCGATCGTCAGGGGCGACTTGAAATGCCAGCGGCGGCGGTCGAACCGGTTGCCCAGCTTGGCCCATTTGCCGGAAAACTGGGGGATTCACCCAAACCTGCGAACAAAAACGTTTGGCGCGCGAATTTCATCGCGTTATAATCTTTTCGGGGGGTTCCCCTCATCGAAACGAAACACAGGGAGCATTTCGCTAAAGACATCCCGTTCGGGATGCTTCAGGATTCGGACAATCCTGCACCACATCGGCTAAGCGGCTGACAGCGGAGAGGCTGATCGAGTCGAAAGCGAGGGGTGCGATGGTGCCGATTAAAGACAAAGCCGGCAAAGTGCTCCTGAACGTCAAGGGGGACTCGCTCGTTGGCGCCAATCTGTCGGGCGCCAAGCTCGAACAAGCCGATCTCGCCGGCGCCGATCTCTCCGGCACCTCGATGAACAATACCGACCTGCGTGGCGCCGATCTGAGCGGCGCGAATCTCACCAAGGCCATGATGAAGGGAGTATGTCTGGAGGGCGCCTTTCTCATCGGCGCCCGAGGCACGAAGGTCGATCTGGGCGAGGCCATTCTTCACGGGGCAAACCTCCGAAAAGTGCAACTGCAGGGCGCTAAACTGCGCTTGGCCAAGTTGCAAGGGGCCGATGCCGAAGAGGCCGACTTCTCCGGAGCCGATCTGAGCCTGGCCGACTTGCGCGCCAATTTCTACCGGGCGAACCTCTCTCATACGGATCTTCGCGGCGCGAATCTGAGCGGCGCGAATCTCATGGAGGCCGACCTCGAGCAGGCCAACATGCTCAACGCGAATCTGAGCTGTGTCCGAATGGCCCGCGCTAAGATCAACGGCGCGGTCGACTCCCGTGGCCGCCGTCTGGGAGGAGCCAAAGTGCCCGTAATCAAGGCCCGCCCCTGGTGGCAGCTTTGGGGCTGATCGTCGGCCGTTTCTTGTGTAGGGTGCGTCGAGCGCAGCGCTGACGCACCGGATCAGCCAGCCGAATTCCGGCGAATCTTGCTGCCAGCACTCGGACCATTGCACACGCCCGCTCGAATCCTCGCGCTGGCGCGGCTATCATGGACGTGTCGCACGCCGCCGACCACTCAACGGGAGCCGAACCTTGTCGCACGATCGCCTCTGGGCGCCTTGGAGATTGGATTACATCGTAGGCAAAGATCCGCCTTCGACGGACCCGTCGCGCGAACTCGCTTGGCTTGCCGGCGCCGATCCGCACTGTTTTCTGTGCCGCGGCGCAGCCGACTCCGACGATCGGGCCAACCTGGTCGTCGCCCGCGGACCGTGGACGATCGTCGTCCTCAATCGGTATCCGTATAACAACGGGCATCTGCTCGTCGCGCCGCTTGAGCATTTGGCGACGCTCGAGACACTGACCCCCGAATTACAATTGGAGATCATGCAAACGATCGCGCGCTACACGGAATTGCTTGCGCGGCTGATGCATGCCGAGGGGTTCAACATCGGGCTAAACCTCGGCCGCGTCGCCGGGGCCGGCCTGCCGGGGCACCTGCATTGGCACATCGTGCCGCGGTGGAGTGGCGACACGAACTTCATGCCGGTTGTCGCCGATCTCCGCGTCATCCCGCAGTCGCTCGATTCCCTGCTGGAGCTATTGCACGGTGCTGGAGGGGCGAGGGGCGAGTGACGCGCGGGGTGCCACTGCTGGCTTGTCCAGCAGTGAGCCGCGCCCATCGCTTGAATCCCGCATACGCAGAATCCGACATTTTAAGGAGTATCAACGATCAAGCATCTGCTAGAGTCCATCACTGCTGGACAAGCCAGCGGTGTGCCACCCCAACCGAGTCCCGAGTCCGATGCCCTCTTCCGGTTCTTCTGCATTTGCCGAACGCGAGGCGATGCTACTCGCGCCGTACGCGATGCACAGCGTTGACTCGGCAGGCCGAAAGCATCCCGAGCCGCCGCATGCTTATCGTGCGCCGTTTGCTCGCGATCGCGACCGGATCATTCACAGCGCCGCGTATCGGCGGCTGAGCTACAAGACGCAAGTCTTCACGGGAGAACTCGGCGATTACCATCGCAGCCGGTTGACGCACACGCTCGAGGTGAGTCTCATCGCCCGCACGCTCGGCCGGACCCTGCGCCTGAACGAGGATCTGGTCGAGGCGCTGGCCGTGCAGCACGACATCGGCCATCCGCCGTTCGGCCACTCGGGAGAAGAGACGCTCGATGAATGTCTGCGGACTGTCGGCGGCTTTAGCCACAACCGCCAAGCGCTGCGGATCGTCGAGCAGCTCGAGCGCCGCTATCCAACCTTCCCCGGCTTGAATCTGTCGCGCGAAGTGCTCGCAGGGCAAGCCGCTCGTGCGGAGAAGACGACCGAAAGCCTATCCGAAAGCGGCAGGGGACTGTCCCCTTTTGTGTCCGCCGCGGCGGATTCGATGGAAGCGGGACAAAAGGGGACTGTCTCCCTCTCCGCAGGCGGTACTCGGATAGGCGCCGAGTCGCGGCGACCGTTGCTGGAGACTCAAGTCGTCGACGCGGCAGACAGCGTCGCCTACGACACGCACGACGCCGACGACGCGATGGAATTGGGTCTGCTCGCGCTCGACGATTTGCTGGAAGTCCCCTTATGGCGCGAAGCGGCGCGCCGCGTGAACGAGCAGTACGCGGGGCTGGCCGGCCCCGAGCTGCGCCGCGCTGTGCTGCACGAGCTGATCGATTGGCAAGCCGGCGACTTGCTTGCCGAGAGCCAAAAGCAGCTCGGCGAATTGAAGATCGACAGCGTCGAAGCGGTCCGCCGCGCGCCGGTCGCGATCCGGCACAGCGCCGAACTCGCCGACTTGAAATCGGATTTGGAAGCGATGCTGCACGATCGGGTCTATCGTCATCCGCAAGTGCTCGAGATGCGCGCCCATGCTCAAGCCCGGCTCGAGGAAATGTTCAATGGATATTTGCAGCGCCCGGAATTGCTTCCCGAAGGTTTTCTCGCTCGCGCCGCGAGCACCGGCTTGCTGAGAACAGTGGGCGACTACCTCGCCGGCATGACCGACCGCTTCGCCCTGCGCGAGCACGCCCGGCTTTTTGCTTCGGCCTGAAGAATGGCACGATTATCCGCTGCACGAATTCGATCTGACCAGCGCTTTCTCATGGGAACTGAATCCCTCGCCTACCGCACGGTCCAACGGCAGGTTGAAAACTACAATCGCGAGTCCAACGATTTGATGCAGGCGCATCAGGAAGCGATGGACTGTCGAGATTGCGAAGCGTTTCTCCAGCTCGGCATCGACGCAATTCAACGGATCGTTCGCGCGGATCGAGTGATTCGCAAGGCGATCTATGACGGCGTGATGGAATACGACGCCAAGATTGACGACGGAATCCGTCGCTCGTGCCAGGCATGGCTCTCTCCGTGCCAATTCGCCGAGAAATGGATTATTGAGCAGCAGGCGCG
The window above is part of the Pirellulales bacterium genome. Proteins encoded here:
- a CDS encoding CRTAC1 family protein gives rise to the protein MSRAWKQIILGVMLVGLLGIAAIQGSGGIAQFWARLTGRADSIAAQPLEDAESLRRYGFHLTECAKKCGIDFVHEAPTLDSKLAHIMPIVASMGAGVSVVDFDGDGLLDIYVVTSKEGGKNRLYHNRGDGTFEDVAEAMGVADLNRPGTGVCTGAVWADYDNDGWPDLLVYKWGRPELFHNKQGKGFERVTDKAGLPAWINANSACWLDYNRDGLPDLFIAGYWPDDVNLWDLKTTRMMPESFEYAKNGGRKYLLRNRGDGTFEDVTERVGIKSTRWTLGVAAADLCGTGYPDLVLANDYGVSEFYANKGGERFEEVGYETGIGVAPKSGMSVSFGDVLNQGELDLYISNITEAGNLVQGNNLWVPVGQTSQGLPRYLNQAATLNVERGGWSWGAKFGDLNNDGQLDLYLTNGYISANKGESYWYDYGKIAGGLKGLIGDASLWPPIGQQSLAGRQAKCLWLNKGGDFTDVAAAVGAVDRFDGRAVVLADLFNRGLLDVLVVNQKGPLLLYKNTVAAGRDWVQFELHGGARPNGESGPNSEHRWSNRDAIGAKVRLYWSQGREGPVQRQLQVVTAGDGFASQGMRRLHFGLGPDARIEKAEIQWPSGRSQTIVAPKVNMLHKIDEPAS
- a CDS encoding segregation/condensation protein A, translating into MDFLVDLDIFRGPLDLLLYLVRKHEVEITEIPVAPITDQFLAYLAVLEQLDVDSVGDFLDVASTLVEIKSRMVLPRSEEIEDPLEDPRRELVERLLEYKRFKDAATILEERSRDWQQRYPRLASDLAERSRDPADEPIREVELWDLVSAFGRILREKEAAQPSSIVYDDTPIHVYMAQIHSQLVERGQLAFSELFRPHRHKSIVVGLFLAILELVRHHHARVEQNDLYGEIWILPGPEPLGPLNLTLVDDYGPAT
- a CDS encoding pentapeptide repeat-containing protein; translated protein: MVPIKDKAGKVLLNVKGDSLVGANLSGAKLEQADLAGADLSGTSMNNTDLRGADLSGANLTKAMMKGVCLEGAFLIGARGTKVDLGEAILHGANLRKVQLQGAKLRLAKLQGADAEEADFSGADLSLADLRANFYRANLSHTDLRGANLSGANLMEADLEQANMLNANLSCVRMARAKINGAVDSRGRRLGGAKVPVIKARPWWQLWG
- a CDS encoding HIT domain-containing protein — its product is MSHDRLWAPWRLDYIVGKDPPSTDPSRELAWLAGADPHCFLCRGAADSDDRANLVVARGPWTIVVLNRYPYNNGHLLVAPLEHLATLETLTPELQLEIMQTIARYTELLARLMHAEGFNIGLNLGRVAGAGLPGHLHWHIVPRWSGDTNFMPVVADLRVIPQSLDSLLELLHGAGGARGE
- a CDS encoding deoxyguanosinetriphosphate triphosphohydrolase, encoding MPSSGSSAFAEREAMLLAPYAMHSVDSAGRKHPEPPHAYRAPFARDRDRIIHSAAYRRLSYKTQVFTGELGDYHRSRLTHTLEVSLIARTLGRTLRLNEDLVEALAVQHDIGHPPFGHSGEETLDECLRTVGGFSHNRQALRIVEQLERRYPTFPGLNLSREVLAGQAARAEKTTESLSESGRGLSPFVSAAADSMEAGQKGTVSLSAGGTRIGAESRRPLLETQVVDAADSVAYDTHDADDAMELGLLALDDLLEVPLWREAARRVNEQYAGLAGPELRRAVLHELIDWQAGDLLAESQKQLGELKIDSVEAVRRAPVAIRHSAELADLKSDLEAMLHDRVYRHPQVLEMRAHAQARLEEMFNGYLQRPELLPEGFLARAASTGLLRTVGDYLAGMTDRFALREHARLFASA